The sequence below is a genomic window from Streptococcus oralis.
AAGGATTTTCCCACGTTCTGAAACGAAACGGCTAAGAAGCTCAGTATCTTTGTAATCAACATATTCAATTTTGTTTGCTGCGATGTAATCAACTTTTTTACGGCGTTTGAATCCGCCACGACGTTGTTGAGCCATGTTTTTTCTCCTTTATAGTTTTAATTGTCCATTAGAATGGTAAATCATCATCTGAAATATCCAACGGATTGGTTGCTCCAAATGGATTTTCATCACGTGAAAAGTCAGGTACTGATTGTGTAGGTGCTGTATAACTAGCAGTTGGTGCAGAATAAGCCCCACCTGTATGTCCTTCACGCACGCTACGGCTTTCCAACATTTGGAAATTGTCAGCCACGACTTCTGTTACGTAGACACGTTGTCCTTGCTGGTTATCGTAACTACGAGTCTGGATACGACCAGTGATCCCGATAAGAGAGCCTTTTTTAGCCCAGTTAGCAAGATTTTCAGCCTGTTGGCGCCACATAACGACATTGATGAAATCAGCCTCACGTTCGCCATTTTGACTCTTGAATGTACGGTTTACTGCAAGAGTAAAAGTCGCAACTGCTACATTTGATGGGGTATAACGCAACTCAGCGTCACGTGTCATACGCCCTACAAGTACAACATTGTTAATCATAATTTACCTTCTTACGCGTCAAGTTTGACGATCATGTGACGAAGAATGTCAGCGTTGATTTTTGAAAGACGGTCAAACTCTTTAAGAGCTGCGTCGTCGTTAGCTTCAACGTTAACGATGTGGTAAAGTCCTTCACGGAAATCTTGGATTTCGTATGCAAGACGACGTTTTTCCCATGATTTTGATTCAACAACAGTTGCACCGTTGTCAGTCAAGATAGAGTCAAAACGTGCTACCAAAGCGTTTTTCGCTTCTTCTTCAATGTTTGGACGAATGATATAAAGAATTTCGTATTTAGCCATTGATATGTTCCTCCTTTTGGTCTAATGACCCCAAGACTTTGCAAGGGGTAAGTGAGGTTTGCTCACAATTAACTATTATACTAGAAATACTAGTAGATAGCAAGAGAAAAAAGATAAAAATGAAAAATAACTCTATTGCTTAGAAATAACATTCTCTTTCAGTTCTAAAGCTCTGGCCATCTCTTTCAAAATGAAGAATAGTGAAAAGCCGACTATTACTAAAAATAATCCTAAGTAAATAAAGGCTTCTACAAAACCTAGAGCATCAATCAGCCATCCCGTCAGAGGAAAAATAACAATCATACTCAGGCTGAACATCATGGAGTAGACACTTAGCATGGTTGCACGTACCTCACTTGGGAGTCGCTTTTGTAAATCGTTGTCAAAAATCGGTTGAAAGAGAGCATATAAGGCGTTACTAATCAAATAAATCAAAATATAAATCAGTGGCGTTCCAAAGTAGGAAAGTAAGTAGGTCACTCCCGTCAAGAGTACAAGAATGGGAAAGAGCTTTAAGGCTGAATACCTCTTTCCAATCTTACTCGCTAGATAAACTGCCCAGATATTCAAAACACTACCGATTAACATGACTATCGAAATCTGCCATCCTTCTAAGTCCGGCAGTTGATTTTGATAGTAAAAATAAAACATGCACATCAGTGTCCCAATGATTTGGGACAGAATCATCCAACCAAAAAGACTGGGATTTCTCTGCAACTCCTCTTTGACAGTCAACATAATCTTTTTCATGGTCAGACGCTCAGATTTTTGTGCTTTAACACTAGGCTCTTTTAGCATCCAAGTTAGGAAAAGAACGATAATCGAAGTAGCAATCATGATATAGTAGGTCAAGTGCAATTGACCATGGACAAAAAATCCCGCTAAAACGGTCCCCAAAGACCGAGTTCCTTCTGCTACTCCTGACATAAAACTTGAGATAGACAAGTAGCGCTCTTTTAATCCAGCCTCCACGGCCGAATCATAAACCATGGCTGCACTCGTGCCCGAATCAAAATTATAAGACAAGGCACTCACCACCATAGCGAGTGCGTAAATCCAAAAATTACCTTGCCCTACTAACATGAGAATAGACGACGCAATCCCAGCAATCCGACTGAGATAAAGATTGGTTTTATATGAATAGCGATCAGCTAACATTCCAGAGGGAATTTCACAAATGACACTGGTGGCATGAAAAATACTTTCCAACAAACCAACCTGCCAAAGTGACATCCCATTTTGACTGAGAAATAGAATCCAAAAGCTAGTAATGCCCAAAAAGGCAAAAAATTCTACCCCAGCCATGAGACCGATATTCTTCCGATAATTTGGTTTAAACATCATTTCTCCTTTAACAAGTGTATATATCCTTGTGTCTGTCACTTGTTAAGCTGTGCTTTACATGATCTCCACCTCTTCTTTCTTCTACTTTGAAAAAACGCCTATTACGGCGTTTTAGTTTTTTTATGGTTTAATACGGTGCAACATACGTGGGAATGGAATAGCTTCACGGATGTGTTTTGTTCCAGCTGCGAAGGTTACCATACGCTCGATACCGATACCAAAGCCACCGTGTGGTACAGTACCGTATTTACGAAGGTCAAGGTAGAATTCATACTCTGTACGGTCCATTCCAAGTTCTTCCATCTTAGCGACAAGGGCATCGTAATCTTCCTCACGCATAGAACCACCGATGATTTCTCCATACCCTTCAGGAGCAAGCAAGTCTGCACAAAGCACGCGCTCTGGATTTCCAGGAACTGGTTTCATGTAGAAGGCCTTGATGGCTGCTGGGTAGTTGATAACGAAGGTTGGTACACCAAAGTGGTTTGAAATCCAAGTCTCGTGTGGCGAACCAAAGTCATCTCCATGCTCCAAATGCTCATAGTCAGCATCTTCATCATTTTCATGCTCTTGCAAAAGGTCAATAGCTTGATCGTAAGTGATACGTTTGAATGGCTCTGCAATGTAGCGTTTCAAGAGCTCTGTATCACGTTCCAAAGTTTCCAAGGCTTGAGGCGCACGGTCAAGAACACCTTGAAGAAGAGCTTTCACATAAGCTTCTTGCAAGTCAAGTGACTCGTCGTGTGTCAAGTAGGAGTACTCCGCATCCATCATCCAGAACTCAGTCAAATGACGACGTGTTTTTGATTTTTCAGCACGGAATACTGGACCAAAGTCAAAGACACGACCAAGGGCCATAGCACCCGCTTCAAGATAGAGCTGACCTGATTGGCTCAAGTAGGCTGGTGTTCCAAAGTAGTCTGTTTCAAAGAGTTCAGTTGAATCTTCTGCAGCATTTCCTGAAAGAATGGGGCTATCAAATTTCATGAAGCCATTCTTGTCAAAGAACTCATAGGTTGCATAGATGATAGCGTTACGGATTTGCATGACTGCTACTTGCTTACGAGAACGGAGCCACAAGTGACGGTTGTCCATCAAGAAGTCTGTTCCGTGTTCTTTTGGAGTGATTGGGTAATCTTGTGATTCACCGATGACTTCGATATCTGTGATATCGAGCTCATAACCAAACTTAGAACG
It includes:
- the rpsR gene encoding 30S ribosomal protein S18; the protein is MAQQRRGGFKRRKKVDYIAANKIEYVDYKDTELLSRFVSERGKILPRRVTGTSAKNQRKVTTAIKRARVMALMPFVNED
- the ssbA gene encoding single-stranded DNA-binding protein SsbA; protein product: MINNVVLVGRMTRDAELRYTPSNVAVATFTLAVNRTFKSQNGEREADFINVVMWRQQAENLANWAKKGSLIGITGRIQTRSYDNQQGQRVYVTEVVADNFQMLESRSVREGHTGGAYSAPTASYTAPTQSVPDFSRDENPFGATNPLDISDDDLPF
- the rpsF gene encoding 30S ribosomal protein S6, with the protein product MAKYEILYIIRPNIEEEAKNALVARFDSILTDNGATVVESKSWEKRRLAYEIQDFREGLYHIVNVEANDDAALKEFDRLSKINADILRHMIVKLDA
- a CDS encoding MFS transporter, yielding MFKPNYRKNIGLMAGVEFFAFLGITSFWILFLSQNGMSLWQVGLLESIFHATSVICEIPSGMLADRYSYKTNLYLSRIAGIASSILMLVGQGNFWIYALAMVVSALSYNFDSGTSAAMVYDSAVEAGLKERYLSISSFMSGVAEGTRSLGTVLAGFFVHGQLHLTYYIMIATSIIVLFLTWMLKEPSVKAQKSERLTMKKIMLTVKEELQRNPSLFGWMILSQIIGTLMCMFYFYYQNQLPDLEGWQISIVMLIGSVLNIWAVYLASKIGKRYSALKLFPILVLLTGVTYLLSYFGTPLIYILIYLISNALYALFQPIFDNDLQKRLPSEVRATMLSVYSMMFSLSMIVIFPLTGWLIDALGFVEAFIYLGLFLVIVGFSLFFILKEMARALELKENVISKQ
- the asnS gene encoding asparagine--tRNA ligase, whose translation is MTKRVTIIDVKDYVGQEVTIGAWVANKSGKGKIAFLQLRDGTAFFQGVAFKPNFVEKFGEEVGLEKFDVIKRLSQETSVYVTGIVKEDERSKFGYELDITDIEVIGESQDYPITPKEHGTDFLMDNRHLWLRSRKQVAVMQIRNAIIYATYEFFDKNGFMKFDSPILSGNAAEDSTELFETDYFGTPAYLSQSGQLYLEAGAMALGRVFDFGPVFRAEKSKTRRHLTEFWMMDAEYSYLTHDESLDLQEAYVKALLQGVLDRAPQALETLERDTELLKRYIAEPFKRITYDQAIDLLQEHENDEDADYEHLEHGDDFGSPHETWISNHFGVPTFVINYPAAIKAFYMKPVPGNPERVLCADLLAPEGYGEIIGGSMREEDYDALVAKMEELGMDRTEYEFYLDLRKYGTVPHGGFGIGIERMVTFAAGTKHIREAIPFPRMLHRIKP